The DNA sequence CGATATCACGACGCAAGCTAGCCTGTTCCCTGCTGAGGTTGTCGATCTGCTTCAGCAGCGGCTTAGGCACCTCACGACCGGCACGCTCATGCCCTGCCGCCTGACTTTGCAGGTTGGCCTGCTGGGTGCGCAGCGACTGCAGATTGCTGCGCGTGATGCCGATGACGCTGTCGAGCTCCGAAAATTTTCGCACCTGTGCTCGCTCGACATCCCTGACACTGGCGTACAGGCGCAGCAGTTGAGCATCCGAGCTGGCACGAGCCTGGGCCTCGAGCAGGCGCTGGCGCTCTTCGGGGGTTGGCGCAGGTGGCACCACCCGAGTCACGCGCCCCTGATCGTTGAGGACCTCATATCCCTTGCCGATATGCTGGGGCGGGACGCC is a window from the Pseudomonas sp. MTM4 genome containing:
- a CDS encoding DUF4124 domain-containing protein — encoded protein: MLLLGLLGAAAAQADLYRYVDDKGVVVLDRHGVPPQHIGKGYEVLNDQGRVTRVVPPAPTPEERQRLLEAQARASSDAQLLRLYASVRDVERAQVRKFSELDSVIGITRSNLQSLRTQQANLQSQAAGHERAGREVPKPLLKQIDNLSREQASLRRDIERYQRARKHAEARFAQERQRVAELLGQSE